In Caldicellulosiruptor obsidiansis OB47, a single window of DNA contains:
- a CDS encoding chemotaxis protein CheW → MKQYVIFNVGEFSFGVDILEIVEIIKPSKIVKVPAMPQYVEGIIDVRGTSVPVYNLAKRLEIESKSETQKIMIVELSKFPVGFLVDDVSEILKIENDKIEKANENIRGIKRKFIDSVARVGDDMIIILDLKNVLTVEEENEISDMLAENNQ, encoded by the coding sequence ATGAAACAGTATGTCATTTTCAATGTGGGCGAATTCAGCTTTGGGGTTGACATACTTGAGATTGTTGAGATTATAAAGCCAAGCAAGATTGTAAAAGTACCAGCTATGCCCCAGTATGTTGAAGGAATAATTGATGTAAGAGGAACGTCTGTCCCTGTTTACAACCTTGCAAAACGGCTTGAGATTGAGTCAAAGTCGGAAACTCAAAAAATCATGATTGTTGAGCTTTCTAAATTTCCTGTTGGTTTTTTGGTGGATGATGTATCTGAGATACTCAAGATTGAAAATGACAAGATTGAAAAGGCAAATGAGAATATCAGAGGAATCAAGAGAAAGTTTATTGATTCAGTTGCTCGGGTGGGCGATGATATGATTATTATTCTTGACCTTAAAAACGTGCTCACAGTAGAAGAAGAAAATGAAATATCTGACATGCTTGCAGAGAATAATCAATAG